In the genome of Flavobacteriaceae bacterium YJPT1-3, the window CGACGAAATGGCCCATAGTCCAGGATTTGCCTTGTCTAGCACGTTTTTGTTGAGTACCTTTTTCAACACTGCCGAAGTCAACTCCTTGGTGCGGTCATGGCCTGCATTGATCTCTTCCACACGCTGGATATCAATATCGAAGCCAAGGACTGCATAGCGTGTGGCAAACAACCGAGCTAACGGGAGTCCTACATAACCCAATCCAATAATCGCCAGACGTTTTTTAGACATTAGTTTTATTCTTTAAATGCTGTATGTACCAGGGCATCGCTTTTTTGAGGCCGGACTGCAAAGGTACGGCACACTGATAATCCAATAGCTCTTCAGCACGAGTGATGGATGCCAAAGAATGGGGCACATCGCCCGCACGTTTAGGGCCAAATTTCATTGAAATATCCTGAATTTTTGGATCACTTGTAGTCAAAATGGTACGGATATGGCTAGCCAAATCCTGTATCGTACATTGGTTGCCACAGGCCACATTGTAAACGGTGTTCAATGCTTCTTTTTTAGTGGTGCAAAGTGCTAGTAAATTAGCTTGAACCACGTTCTTTACATAAGTAAAATCTCTGGAATAGCTTCCATCTCCATGGATGATGGGAGATTCTCCATGGAGAAAAGCCTTGACGAATTTGGGGATGACCGCAGCATAGGCGCCGTCTGGATCCTGTCGCTCTCCAAAAACGTTGAAATAGCGCAGACCAATAGTGTCGATGCCGTAGTGATCATGGAATACCTGAGCGTATAACTCATTGGTGTATTTGGTAATCGCGTAGGGCGACAGTGGTCTTCCTATGCGATCTTCTTGTTTGGGAAGCTCCTTAGAATCACCGTAAGTAGAGGAGCTTGCAGCATAGACAAAACGTTGAACATCGACTGACTTGGCTGCCCACAGCATGTTCA includes:
- a CDS encoding SDR family oxidoreductase encodes the protein MSQHSFSFLEGSKVLVTGGAGFIGSHLCERLLELGAQVRCLDNLATGFARNLSNFKEHPHFEFLEGDIRSLDTCLEAVKDIDFVLHQAALGSVPRSLKDPMLTHEVNTTGFLNMLWAAKSVDVQRFVYAASSSTYGDSKELPKQEDRIGRPLSPYAITKYTNELYAQVFHDHYGIDTIGLRYFNVFGERQDPDGAYAAVIPKFVKAFLHGESPIIHGDGSYSRDFTYVKNVVQANLLALCTTKKEALNTVYNVACGNQCTIQDLASHIRTILTTSDPKIQDISMKFGPKRAGDVPHSLASITRAEELLDYQCAVPLQSGLKKAMPWYIQHLKNKTNV